The segment ATCATCCTGACGGTTTGATTCTGCCACTCAAAGTGAGTCCCAAGGCGAAAAGAAACGGAGTCACGGGAATTCATGACGACCAGCTGAAAATCTCCGTCACTGCCGTTCCCGAAAAAGGAAAGGCGAATCTGGCCGTTTTGAAATTGCTGGCCAAAGAGCTATCCATTGCCCGATCCCAGTTGGAGATTCTGCGGGGCGACACCTCTCCGCAGAAACAAGTTCTCCTCCGAAATATTTCCCGAGACGAACTGGAATCACAGCTGACAAGCCTGTTGCAGGAGTAAAGTCACCGGCAGCTCAATCAGACTTGTTTGAGCGTCCTGAAAAATGAAGAAGTGCTCATTAAATGGCCAATCCGTTTACCCGATTTAAGGCAAGTGTTCGGCGGGCACTGGTTGCGTCTCCCTTAAATCACTTCTTATACTTGAAACACGGGTTCGATCAAGTCGTCAAGAACACAGACAATCCGTCACCTATTTTCCGCCTGCCATCAATTTAAAACGCTCGCTCACAACAACACGATTCACCGCATTCCTACTGGGAGCAAACGATGCCGCAACGACTCGTTTTCTGGCTATTTGCCTGTAGTCTGATTCTTACTTTCGCTATTGCTGCCGACTCACTCCAAGCGGAGGACTGGCCACAGTGGCGTGGTCCCAGTCGTGATGGCATCTCCAACGAAACGGGGCTCAATTTTAATTGGGAACAAAACCCACCCAAACTTCTCTGGAAAACAGAAGGCCTTGGTAACGGATACGCTTCCGTCGCCGTCGTGGGCGACCGCATTTATACCACCAGCAATGGTGAAGTCTCTCAGGCACTCTTGGCTATTGATGCCAACACTCACCAACGACTCTGGGCGAGCAAAATGACCGACCACGTACCCAAACACGGATACGATGGTTCCCGCTGCACCCCCGCCGTCGATGGCGACTATCTGTACGTAATTCCGTCCAATGGAAAAATCATTTGTATGAAAACCGCTGATGGTGAAATTGTCTGGGAAAAAGACTTCGCCGAAGAGTGGGACGGCAAAATGATGTCGAGCTGGGGATTCTCAGAGTCGCCACTCGTCGACGGTGACTGGGTCCTCTGCACCCCTGGAGGAAACGACGCCATGATCGTCGCTCTGGACAAATTGACGGGGGAAGAAGTTTGGAAAAGCAAAGCCCCCACCGGCGAAAAAGGGAATGATGGTGCTGGGTATGCTTCAATCCAGATCAGCAATGCTGCCGGAATCAAACAGTACGTGCAAATGGGTGGTCATGGTGCTTTTGGTGTTCGAGCCAGCGATGGCGAACTGCTCTGGTCTTACAACCCGGTCGCCAACGGAACAGCCAACATCCCCGACTTGCTCGTCGATGGCGACTACATTTTCTGTTCGACCAGTTACAACACGGGAGCTGCCTACCTGCACCTCACCAAGGATGGCGAAGGCGTCAAAGCAACGGAACAATACTTCCTGCGTCCCAATACATTCCAGAACCATCACGGCAACATGATTCTGCTGGGAGACTACGTCTACGCCGGACACGGTCATAAAAATGGCTTCCCCATCTGCATTAAAACCGACTCGGGAGACATCACCTGGGGCGGAAAAATCCGGGGGCCTGGAACCGAGTCTGCCGCGATTATCTACGCGGACGGGCATCTGATCTTCCGATATCAATCGGGAGAAGTCGCGGCAATCAAAGCAACTCCCGATGGCTACGAACTTTCCGGTTCATTCACCCCGGATGTGGTCAACGCACCCGCTTGGGCTCACCCGGCGATCGCCAACGGTAAACTGTACCTTCGCGACCAGGAAACATTGATGGTTTACGACCTTGCCAATTAAGGCCGAGCCCTTATCCCAACCTACAAAAAATGCCGCAGAGGACATCTCCTCAGCGGCATTTTTTTATTACCTGGTCACAGGGAATTAGTATTTTCAGTCAACGTTCCGGCTGCTCTCTCAGAGTTATCGTGTTTTGCACAGCGACTACGTCGGAACGCATCTCATTTAGTTTTTGGTAGACATCGTTTCCGCTTCCAACCAGTCTGCATCGGCAGTCCAGTCGCTGCTATCCTGGGGGACAAGATCGTAGCGGGGTTTCCCCTGCAGAGCATAAGTGTTCTCGCCAATTCGTTTGAAGAACTGCCGGAACCAGAGCATCTCTGCGACGTGGGGTTGAGGATTGTAGAGGCGAATTTTGACGCCATATTCGTGCCAGTCATACAACATGCCAAAGAATCCGCTCGGGATATATTTGACGTGTTCCATATTGACGCCCATCAGGCGGCATTTCTTATTCATGACGAGATCGCTTTGTGTATCTCGTAGTAGAGCCAGATCTGCCCCATCCCAGATTTCGACGCCGATCAGGTCGAGTACGGTGTAGTCATCCCAGTTGTGAAGCGTCATGCGCAAATGTCGACTTGTTGCCATAATATCCTACTCTCAATTCCCGTTCAGGTTCCGGAGGAGTGGTTCAAATCCTTGAGCCTGTGACCGTTCTACCAAGCCATCCTGGCATGTCATATAAAAGCAAAGGCCGGGCCGATCTTGATTCCCGTTAGTTTCTGAACTTGAAATTTTCTCCTAAACCTCGAAATAACAAGAGGTTACATATGGCCCGTCATGTTGAATTTTCTTCCGGCAGTTTTTGCAGATGTTTCAATTTGGAAACATCTACAGAAAAATGTTCAAAATTGACAACACACTGTCCTACTTACGACACATGCCCCACAATTGCTGGGGCGATTTCCATTCTTGCAAACAAAATGTAATTGAGTAGCGATACATTCGTTTCGTACTACAGGCAAAGCCCTGAGAAAGCGAACAGGGAGCTGAAATTTGTCTGGGAAGGAACTTCCCTTTAATTCTGGTCTCGTCGGACATCGACGCGAAGGACATTCTCCATCCCTAAGCGGAACAAGTTCCCCAAGGCCGTTACTGCTTCCATTCCATTGATCTTCGAAGAACCATGGCGACGTTCCTCGAATAGAAAAGGGACCTCGACGAAACGGCAATCAATTCGATTACAGCGATAGAGAATCTCTTCCTGAAACGCATAACCGCGGGAAACGATTTTATCAAAATCGAGTTCCGCCAGACGGGAGACCCGATAACAACGGTAGGAACCACTGTTGTCCTTCGTCTTCAACCGCAGCAACAGGCGGGCATAGCAGTTGATTCCTCGACTCATCAGGTGCCGTTTGAGTCCCCAGCCCTCGATTTCTCCACCTTCAACATACCGAGAGGCAATGGCGACATCGGCATCGTCCATTGCTTTAACCAGATCCGGCAGGTAACGGGGTGGATGGCTGAAGTCGGCGTCCATGTTAATCAGGTAATCGAACTCTTTTTCGATTCCCCAGCGAAAGGCTGCCACCGTTGCAGTCCCCAATCCCTGCTTGCCCGATCGTTCAATCAGAAACAGAGCCGGATTGTCCTGTTGCATTTCTTTAACGAGTGCACCAGTTCCATCGGGAGACTTGTCGTCGACGACCAGAATATGTGCTTCCGGCAGACTCATGCGAATTTCGGGAATGAGCTGTTCGAGATTTTCGCGTTCATTGTAGGTACAAAGCGTAATGAGAATTCGGCGGTTCAACGGTGCATATTTCCTGATGGGCAACAAGGGTCGATAAAAGAAGGCACCCCTCGGAAGAAGGATGCCTTTAATTTACCAAGCTGGCCTTTCAGTTTCGACTGAACGCTTATTTCGAATCGATGACTCCGCAACGAGTAGATACCACCTCTCGACTATCACTTTGTTTAAAAATTTTGATTAATCAGGAAATTGTGGTCCAGTATCGATCCCGTTAGAAACCGGATTCGGGCCTGCTGAGGGGGGCGGGGGTTGAGGTAACTCGTCGCCTGGTGTGTCAGGTTTATAGTAAGAGGCTTCTTCGGGAGACACGGCAAGCACCCCATATCCTGGAGGAGGTAAGTCCGGGTAGGGAATGGGTTCCGCGTTGGCAGCCTCTTCATCAAGGACTTCCGCTTCTCCCCGGATGGGCGTCAGAAAGGCAAGGGCGACGTCGTCCTCTTCCGCTGTCGCAGTAGCCACTTCCAGAAATGCCCGAGCATCTTGTGGTTTTCCATCGAGAGCGAGGAAGGTGCCCATCAGCATCAGCCGATTAGGATCATCCTGATCTTCTTCGGTCCAGCCATATAAATTTGAAATCAGAATTTCACGCTCGTTAGCTCCTTCTTCCCGGAAAATTTGATCGAGAGTTCGTGGTAATTTTTCCATGTTCGGTTCAAGCTTCGCCGCTGTTTCAATCTGCTTGAGCGCCGTATCAAATCGACCGGTCGCCGCCAGAACAGTGGCCAGACTGATGCGAAATTCGGCTTTGTCACTCGATTGCTTAACGGAGCGTTCGTAGTATTCATAGGCACGACCAAATTCGCCCCGTCGCATCGCTCCATCTCCCAGAGCTTGAGCACGAACGCTCTTCAAATTGTCTTCCGGAGCCGAAGGACGCACGGCGATAATCACCCGGTCCGGCATTCCCGGTATCTTCTGGATCCATTCCTTCCGATTCTCTTCCACCTCTTTCTTCATGCGGAGGTTTTCAAGAGCGATAGCAGCCGGAGTGGGATAGGTTGTCGACTGGGGAACATTAAAGTTGTTCCCATAGAAATTATTGATTCCCCAGTTGTTGCCGCGATAGTAGCTATCGTTTGTGTAGTAGGGGTTCCCTAAATATCCGGAATACCCACTACCGTAATAACTGTTTCCGTAATAACCTGAGTAAGGCAGAAAGTTGTTTCCGTAATAATACGTGTAGGGAGCAATAGCGATGGGAGCACGGATCACAAACCGGTTCACGCCGGGAGGGGTACGAATCCCCAGTCCTCGTCCACGATAGGAGCCATAAAATCCGCCACGTCCATATCCGTGGCCGTGCCTGTGACCGTGATGGCCTCCGCGACCATATCCATAATTCCCGTAAGCGTACGGGGGCACAATCGGGCCGAACATGCTCGGATAGAGGTGGCGCAATCCGTCTGCCCTGGCGCTGGAACCACCAGTGACGCTTTCACTGACGACCAACCCGGTGATCAATAACAGAAAACATAGTCGGCGTATAAATAATGTCATCTTCATGACGTACTCTCCCGAAGAAGAAAGAATCGAAATTGGACTCTACCTTGATTATCAAAGTCCAGATTCCAATCGTCAAGAAGATTACCGACTTCCGGTTCCGTTATCGCCTCACGTTGAATCAACCTCGCCTACAGACGGAATCAGAGTTGCAATCCCTTTTCCGTGATTTGGAAAGGAACAATCGATTCGTCACACGCGCTGCCACGATGTTTGGCGATCTGCAGGGCTCGGCCCATTTTGCCTTCCTCGCGTGTTTTTCCCATCAAAATAATGGTATTGGCATTCGAGAGCATATCGCCCGACTCAATAGGCCGCTCAAGCAGATCATTCAGCATAACCTCGTGACAGGTATAGAGTATGAGGCAGCTCAATTGTTGGTGATCGTACGGATGCTGTTCGACAATTGATTCCTGAGAACGGAACTGCGAGCGAAACAAATCACGGGCAAGCCAGTCCGATTCTTTTCGCAGCACCTGATGATAAACGTAGTCGATCATATGGAACTGAAAACTATCACTCG is part of the Polystyrenella longa genome and harbors:
- a CDS encoding DUF167 domain-containing protein; translation: MLLPTISDHPDGLILPLKVSPKAKRNGVTGIHDDQLKISVTAVPEKGKANLAVLKLLAKELSIARSQLEILRGDTSPQKQVLLRNISRDELESQLTSLLQE
- a CDS encoding outer membrane protein assembly factor BamB family protein, producing MPQRLVFWLFACSLILTFAIAADSLQAEDWPQWRGPSRDGISNETGLNFNWEQNPPKLLWKTEGLGNGYASVAVVGDRIYTTSNGEVSQALLAIDANTHQRLWASKMTDHVPKHGYDGSRCTPAVDGDYLYVIPSNGKIICMKTADGEIVWEKDFAEEWDGKMMSSWGFSESPLVDGDWVLCTPGGNDAMIVALDKLTGEEVWKSKAPTGEKGNDGAGYASIQISNAAGIKQYVQMGGHGAFGVRASDGELLWSYNPVANGTANIPDLLVDGDYIFCSTSYNTGAAYLHLTKDGEGVKATEQYFLRPNTFQNHHGNMILLGDYVYAGHGHKNGFPICIKTDSGDITWGGKIRGPGTESAAIIYADGHLIFRYQSGEVAAIKATPDGYELSGSFTPDVVNAPAWAHPAIANGKLYLRDQETLMVYDLAN
- a CDS encoding STAS domain-containing protein, encoding MATSRHLRMTLHNWDDYTVLDLIGVEIWDGADLALLRDTQSDLVMNKKCRLMGVNMEHVKYIPSGFFGMLYDWHEYGVKIRLYNPQPHVAEMLWFRQFFKRIGENTYALQGKPRYDLVPQDSSDWTADADWLEAETMSTKN
- a CDS encoding polyprenol monophosphomannose synthase → MNRRILITLCTYNERENLEQLIPEIRMSLPEAHILVVDDKSPDGTGALVKEMQQDNPALFLIERSGKQGLGTATVAAFRWGIEKEFDYLINMDADFSHPPRYLPDLVKAMDDADVAIASRYVEGGEIEGWGLKRHLMSRGINCYARLLLRLKTKDNSGSYRCYRVSRLAELDFDKIVSRGYAFQEEILYRCNRIDCRFVEVPFLFEERRHGSSKINGMEAVTALGNLFRLGMENVLRVDVRRDQN
- a CDS encoding tetratricopeptide repeat protein, yielding MKMTLFIRRLCFLLLITGLVVSESVTGGSSARADGLRHLYPSMFGPIVPPYAYGNYGYGRGGHHGHRHGHGYGRGGFYGSYRGRGLGIRTPPGVNRFVIRAPIAIAPYTYYYGNNFLPYSGYYGNSYYGSGYSGYLGNPYYTNDSYYRGNNWGINNFYGNNFNVPQSTTYPTPAAIALENLRMKKEVEENRKEWIQKIPGMPDRVIIAVRPSAPEDNLKSVRAQALGDGAMRRGEFGRAYEYYERSVKQSSDKAEFRISLATVLAATGRFDTALKQIETAAKLEPNMEKLPRTLDQIFREEGANEREILISNLYGWTEEDQDDPNRLMLMGTFLALDGKPQDARAFLEVATATAEEDDVALAFLTPIRGEAEVLDEEAANAEPIPYPDLPPPGYGVLAVSPEEASYYKPDTPGDELPQPPPPSAGPNPVSNGIDTGPQFPD